In one Neobacillus sp. WH10 genomic region, the following are encoded:
- a CDS encoding DUF669 domain-containing protein: MFKVDHSKGDGFEPIKPGEYEVTVINYELKKSSTGKNMVVVDYEIRSDVDQPCQGQKILFDNFVVSDNTEWRFQQASKAAQFPDGMSFNSYKEWADAFLNKPLRLVVGEREYNGKKNPQVNGFKVSEASAPSGITISDDDVPF; this comes from the coding sequence ATGTTTAAAGTAGATCATTCAAAAGGTGACGGGTTCGAACCAATTAAGCCGGGTGAATATGAAGTAACAGTTATTAATTATGAATTGAAGAAATCTAGTACGGGAAAGAACATGGTTGTAGTAGATTATGAAATCCGTTCCGATGTGGATCAACCTTGCCAAGGTCAAAAGATTCTTTTTGATAACTTTGTAGTTTCGGATAATACAGAATGGAGATTTCAGCAAGCTTCCAAAGCAGCGCAATTTCCAGATGGCATGTCATTCAACAGCTACAAAGAATGGGCTGATGCTTTCTTAAATAAGCCTCTTCGATTAGTAGTCGGTGAACGTGAGTATAACGGTAAGAAAAATCCTCAAGTAAATGGTTTTAAAGTGTCTGAAGCTAGCGCGCCATCAGGTATCACAATTAGTGATGATGATGTTCCGTTCTGA
- a CDS encoding AAA family ATPase, with protein MSFQITLAQREKLKACIALFGASGGGKTFTSLLLAYGMMKEAYPDMSDEDLWKKIGVIDTEHKRALLYADNTVKGYKIGRFKHIEFDAPYSTVRYHEAIELLKKDGCEVIIADSLSHAWEGIGGILDQQQDLGGRFQDWKTMKPIIKDFIKSLTENDVHIIATLRAKQEYQAERDDNDKLQIRKLGLKPIQKDDLEYEFMIVLRMEQSHNAIPTKDNSNLLNENGELIKSEHGAAIYKWLELGIDVKAEQAKEKDNLINQIKNIVNSSDDAAKMLGEIEFKSNQRLEEFNLKYLNAALDRLQVFKTKEEK; from the coding sequence ATGAGTTTTCAAATCACGTTAGCGCAACGTGAAAAATTAAAAGCCTGCATAGCATTATTCGGAGCAAGTGGCGGAGGGAAAACATTTACTTCTCTCCTCCTAGCTTATGGAATGATGAAGGAAGCTTATCCGGATATGTCAGATGAAGATTTGTGGAAGAAAATCGGTGTTATTGATACCGAGCATAAGAGGGCACTTCTTTACGCTGACAATACTGTTAAAGGTTACAAGATTGGCCGTTTTAAGCACATAGAATTTGATGCTCCTTATTCCACAGTGAGATATCACGAAGCGATTGAGCTCTTAAAAAAAGATGGTTGTGAGGTCATTATTGCCGATAGCCTTTCACATGCTTGGGAAGGTATTGGGGGAATACTTGATCAGCAGCAGGATTTAGGTGGCCGTTTTCAAGATTGGAAAACAATGAAGCCGATCATTAAAGACTTCATAAAATCTCTTACAGAAAATGATGTTCATATTATCGCGACACTAAGAGCCAAACAAGAATATCAGGCAGAACGTGATGATAATGATAAGCTGCAGATTCGCAAGCTGGGACTTAAGCCAATTCAAAAGGATGACCTGGAATATGAATTTATGATTGTGCTTCGAATGGAGCAAAGTCATAATGCTATCCCAACAAAGGATAATTCAAACTTACTAAATGAAAATGGTGAACTAATCAAGTCTGAGCATGGTGCAGCAATTTATAAATGGCTGGAGCTTGGTATTGATGTTAAAGCTGAACAGGCCAAAGAAAAAGATAACTTAATTAATCAGATTAAAAATATTGTTAATTCCAGTGATGATGCTGCAAAAATGCTAGGTGAAATTGAATTCAAATCAAATCAAAGGTTGGAAGAATTCAATTTGAAATATTTAAATGCCGCATTAGATAGATTACAAGTTTTCAAAACTAAGGAGGAAAAATAA
- a CDS encoding host-nuclease inhibitor Gam family protein produces the protein MNSLQQIELMEVEEIQSQDIKFEITDINSLNWAFRKMSALKSKEKEIKQLAEVERDRIAEWERGELSTISSSLEFFENMISIYHAKQLVADPKAKTISTPYGKSKSRKTKEAPDKADEAAILQHVIENGMDDYIKNSLKWADFKKAVKIVEVAGHKVVVDENGQLVPGMTVKPESISYSVEV, from the coding sequence ATGAACTCGTTACAACAGATTGAACTAATGGAAGTTGAAGAAATCCAGTCCCAGGATATCAAATTTGAAATCACAGACATTAACAGCCTAAATTGGGCATTCCGTAAAATGTCTGCTCTTAAGTCAAAAGAAAAGGAAATCAAACAGCTGGCAGAGGTTGAACGTGATCGCATTGCTGAATGGGAGCGTGGAGAACTGTCCACAATCTCTAGTAGTCTTGAATTCTTCGAGAATATGATTTCTATTTACCATGCAAAGCAGCTTGTAGCAGATCCAAAGGCAAAAACTATCAGTACTCCTTATGGTAAATCTAAATCTCGTAAAACTAAGGAAGCTCCAGATAAAGCAGATGAAGCAGCAATCCTACAGCACGTCATTGAAAATGGCATGGATGATTACATCAAGAACAGTCTTAAATGGGCTGATTTCAAAAAGGCAGTCAAAATTGTGGAAGTAGCAGGCCACAAGGTAGTAGTTGATGAAAATGGACAACTTGTTCCTGGTATGACTGTTAAGCCTGAATCAATTTCTTATAGTGTGGAGGTTTAA
- a CDS encoding AlpA family phage regulatory protein produces the protein MRKVRGVKRVCDYLNSIDCPISESTVFRLMKTNNIPFSRPAPRVVIFDLDEIDAWIGKGTSE, from the coding sequence ATGAGGAAAGTTAGAGGGGTTAAGAGAGTTTGTGATTATCTCAACTCAATAGATTGCCCTATAAGTGAATCAACTGTATTCCGTCTAATGAAAACAAATAATATTCCTTTTTCTAGACCTGCACCAAGAGTTGTAATTTTTGATTTAGATGAAATTGATGCCTGGATTGGTAAAGGAACAAGTGAATAA
- a CDS encoding XRE family transcriptional regulator, with the protein MYRNLLAEMARKDISKKEMADLLKMRYSTLVDKTNGKYRFYLDEALKIKETFFPDLPLEYLFEPDGYILET; encoded by the coding sequence ATGTATAGAAATCTGTTAGCTGAAATGGCTAGAAAAGATATCAGTAAAAAGGAAATGGCTGATTTATTAAAAATGCGTTATTCAACACTAGTTGATAAAACAAATGGTAAGTATAGATTTTATCTAGATGAAGCTTTAAAGATTAAAGAAACTTTCTTTCCTGATCTTCCACTTGAATATCTCTTCGAACCAGATGGATATATTTTAGAAACTTAA
- a CDS encoding S24 family peptidase yields MNRGEYLSKLIEEKNYTVMSLSKESGVPYTTIRSMIERNLNNASIDNVIKICRVLGVSVESLNKPEDFPDIVKENPAKYNDSPKLDLPIFGNIAAGALSTVEGVTKSTVEYMSIPRKILGKHSYCKDLFVMRVNGDSMNKIIPDGSFVIAKQIDCDEVKDDDIVIFSHDGDFSMKRVRIIEEDQVLIFSPDSTNRKFRDIEIPYDTQNDLKIYAKVIWYSVILD; encoded by the coding sequence ATGAATAGAGGAGAATACCTGTCAAAGTTAATTGAAGAGAAGAATTATACTGTAATGAGCTTATCAAAGGAATCTGGGGTACCTTATACAACTATTAGATCTATGATTGAACGTAATTTAAATAACGCTTCAATTGATAACGTAATTAAAATTTGTAGAGTATTGGGAGTTAGTGTGGAGTCTTTAAATAAACCTGAAGACTTTCCTGACATAGTGAAAGAAAACCCGGCCAAATACAATGATTCTCCAAAATTGGACTTACCCATATTTGGCAATATCGCAGCAGGTGCTCTGTCGACCGTAGAAGGTGTTACAAAAAGCACTGTTGAGTACATGAGCATACCCAGGAAAATTTTAGGAAAGCACTCGTATTGCAAAGATCTTTTTGTGATGAGAGTTAACGGAGATAGTATGAATAAAATTATACCTGACGGTTCATTTGTTATTGCTAAACAGATTGACTGTGATGAAGTGAAGGATGATGATATCGTCATTTTTAGCCATGACGGTGATTTTAGTATGAAACGTGTTAGGATAATTGAAGAAGATCAGGTATTGATTTTCAGCCCTGATTCTACAAATAGAAAGTTTCGGGATATTGAAATTCCATATGATACACAAAATGACCTTAAAATTTATGCTAAAGTCATTTGGTATTCAGTCATCTTAGATTAA
- a CDS encoding site-specific integrase — protein MASFTELGNDKYKIFVELGYDEKGKRNRRTKTVTAKSERALKKAITEFEIEVRKEQNPSKDGNVTFENFVKQWMDVYVKVKLSVKSKSTYESYLNNGVLESLGKLKMTKIKAFHIDVFFKEQMELNQKSLKGKYVMLKSIFSKAVKWEVIKENPMRNVDRPEVPKKNREIQFYDEEQLKLLLTVLDKVRPKPRIELKLAVLVGLRMTEIAGIRLENINYNDNTILIDKTLQYDKDTKRFFLGPTKTKRSRIVNVPNKFMKEIKEYANKQKKLKLASGSAWTPMLDDDKEPVNLLFTKDNGFPTHPDGLTRRWRDIVSRFNLPPLNLHGLRHTYASYALSKGVNFKIIQEQLGHSDIKQTLNTYSHLTKNDKEKASDAFNAIL, from the coding sequence ATGGCTTCTTTTACAGAATTGGGGAACGACAAATATAAAATTTTTGTTGAACTTGGTTATGACGAGAAGGGGAAGCGAAATAGGAGAACAAAAACTGTAACAGCTAAAAGTGAAAGGGCACTAAAAAAAGCCATTACTGAATTTGAAATTGAAGTACGCAAAGAACAGAATCCATCAAAAGATGGTAATGTTACATTTGAAAACTTTGTGAAACAATGGATGGATGTATACGTCAAAGTTAAATTATCCGTTAAAAGCAAAAGTACTTATGAAAGCTATTTAAACAATGGGGTTCTCGAATCATTAGGTAAATTAAAAATGACAAAGATTAAAGCTTTCCATATAGATGTATTTTTTAAAGAACAAATGGAACTAAATCAAAAAAGTCTAAAAGGAAAATATGTTATGTTAAAAAGCATATTTTCTAAGGCTGTAAAATGGGAAGTAATTAAAGAAAATCCAATGAGAAATGTAGATCGCCCGGAGGTTCCAAAAAAGAATAGAGAAATACAATTTTATGATGAAGAACAATTGAAACTCTTGTTAACCGTGTTAGATAAAGTTAGGCCAAAACCTCGTATTGAATTGAAGCTAGCTGTGCTTGTCGGATTACGAATGACAGAAATTGCAGGTATTCGATTGGAGAATATTAATTATAACGATAATACAATCTTAATCGATAAAACATTGCAATATGATAAAGATACAAAAAGATTCTTTCTTGGTCCTACCAAAACAAAACGTTCAAGAATAGTGAATGTTCCAAATAAGTTTATGAAGGAAATAAAAGAATACGCCAATAAGCAAAAAAAATTAAAATTAGCATCTGGATCTGCGTGGACTCCTATGTTAGATGATGATAAAGAACCTGTAAATTTACTATTTACCAAAGACAATGGTTTTCCAACTCATCCTGACGGTTTGACTAGAAGATGGAGAGACATCGTATCCAGATTTAACTTACCACCATTAAACCTTCATGGTTTACGTCATACTTATGCTTCGTATGCACTCAGTAAAGGGGTAAATTTTAAAATAATCCAAGAACAACTAGGCCATTCGGATATTAAGCAAACGTTAAACACGTATAGTCACTTAACTAAAAACGATAAAGAAAAAGCAAGTGACGCATTCAATGCAATTTTATAA
- the deoD gene encoding purine-nucleoside phosphorylase: protein MSVHIGAKENEIAETVLLPGDPLRAKYIAETFLEDVKCYNEVRNMFGFTGTYKGNRISVQGTGMGVPSISIYVNELMQSYNVQNLIRVGTCGAIQKDVKVRDVILAMTSSTDSNMNRLTFGHVDFAPAANFDLLKNAYDAGVAKGLNLKVGNVFTADSFYNDNAELEKWAKYQILAIEMETAALYTLAAKFGRKALSVLTVSDHILTGEETTAKERQLTFNDMIEVALEAAIK, encoded by the coding sequence ATGAGCGTACATATTGGTGCAAAAGAAAATGAAATTGCGGAGACGGTATTGCTTCCTGGGGATCCACTTCGAGCAAAATATATTGCAGAGACATTTTTAGAGGATGTTAAATGTTATAACGAAGTTCGAAACATGTTTGGTTTTACTGGAACATATAAAGGAAATAGAATTTCTGTTCAAGGGACAGGAATGGGAGTTCCATCTATTTCGATTTATGTAAATGAATTAATGCAAAGTTATAATGTTCAAAATTTGATTCGCGTTGGAACCTGTGGAGCAATCCAAAAGGATGTAAAAGTCCGTGATGTGATTTTAGCGATGACCAGCTCTACAGACTCAAACATGAACCGTCTTACCTTTGGACACGTTGATTTTGCACCAGCTGCCAACTTTGATTTACTCAAAAACGCATATGATGCAGGGGTCGCTAAAGGTCTTAATTTAAAAGTAGGCAATGTCTTCACTGCAGATTCTTTCTATAACGATAATGCTGAACTTGAAAAATGGGCTAAATATCAGATTCTCGCAATTGAAATGGAAACAGCTGCTCTTTATACGTTGGCAGCGAAATTTGGCCGGAAAGCCCTTTCAGTTTTAACTGTTAGTGACCACATCCTAACAGGAGAAGAAACCACAGCTAAAGAACGGCAATTAACCTTTAACGATATGATTGAAGTAGCATTAGAAGCTGCAATCAAATAA
- a CDS encoding YodL domain-containing protein: MMIRVLSKRACIQYDVTIFQTPKYREYKGYKEVYRTNIPANNRQHCLKETFSRFNVTDRIPANYKGRFLTTGDIILIDEGRSGQYYYQLKPGGWYPINRIMLL; this comes from the coding sequence ATGATGATCAGAGTATTATCAAAAAGAGCATGTATTCAATATGATGTGACGATCTTTCAAACTCCAAAGTACCGTGAATATAAGGGCTATAAAGAGGTTTATCGAACAAATATTCCCGCGAATAACCGTCAACATTGTTTAAAGGAAACCTTTAGCCGCTTTAATGTGACCGATAGAATTCCGGCAAATTATAAAGGGAGATTTCTCACAACAGGGGACATTATTTTAATTGACGAAGGTCGTTCGGGTCAATATTATTATCAATTAAAACCCGGGGGTTGGTACCCAATAAACCGAATCATGCTTCTCTGA
- a CDS encoding sporulation protein, with product MSFFNKVFASVGIGSAAVDTKLEKDTYMPGENVQGVVEIKGGKVEQQVDEIYLTLNTTYLRESDDRKYTVTAAIDRFRLTTPFTIRANEKKEIPFSFQLPFDTPLSIGRSKVWVTTGLDIKGGMDPSDKDYLKVVPNPLMSAVFNAIDSLGFRIREADCEEAPRRLRARLPFVQEFEFVPTSGPFRGRLDELEVVFFPAGNGSLDIMFQVDRRARGLSGLFSEALGADETNVRLSVINADIPYIQQKIQSVIQRYS from the coding sequence ATGTCATTTTTTAACAAAGTATTTGCAAGTGTAGGAATCGGATCTGCTGCGGTGGATACTAAGCTCGAAAAGGATACGTACATGCCGGGTGAGAATGTTCAGGGTGTAGTAGAAATAAAAGGCGGCAAGGTAGAGCAGCAGGTTGACGAGATTTATCTTACCTTAAATACCACCTATTTAAGAGAATCCGATGATCGAAAGTATACCGTAACGGCTGCCATCGACCGTTTTCGTTTAACGACTCCATTCACCATAAGGGCAAATGAAAAAAAGGAAATTCCATTTTCTTTTCAACTTCCATTTGATACCCCGCTATCGATTGGCCGCTCCAAAGTTTGGGTTACAACTGGCTTAGATATTAAAGGCGGTATGGATCCAAGTGATAAAGACTATCTAAAAGTTGTGCCTAATCCCTTAATGTCTGCTGTGTTTAATGCTATTGACAGCCTTGGCTTTAGAATTCGCGAAGCAGATTGTGAGGAAGCTCCAAGACGCTTACGGGCTCGGCTGCCATTTGTTCAAGAATTTGAGTTTGTACCGACATCAGGTCCGTTCCGCGGCAGATTAGATGAATTAGAAGTTGTTTTCTTCCCTGCAGGAAATGGCTCACTCGATATTATGTTCCAAGTGGATCGGCGTGCAAGAGGATTATCTGGATTGTTCTCAGAGGCATTGGGGGCAGATGAAACAAATGTAAGATTATCTGTCATAAATGCTGATATCCCATATATACAGCAAAAAATTCAAAGTGTGATTCAAAGATATTCATAA
- a CDS encoding YozD family protein, protein MREIEVFIDTEEIAEFFFHELVKRGYVPSEEELEEIADITFEYLIEKSIIDEEVQDE, encoded by the coding sequence ATGAGAGAAATTGAAGTTTTTATTGATACAGAAGAAATTGCAGAATTTTTCTTTCATGAGCTTGTAAAAAGGGGATACGTTCCTAGCGAAGAGGAATTGGAAGAAATCGCAGACATAACCTTCGAATATTTGATCGAAAAGAGCATTATCGATGAAGAGGTACAAGATGAATAA
- a CDS encoding YozE family protein, with amino-acid sequence MRKSFYHFLMKYRHPAPKDEISSFANHAYLDHGFPKTAEDYHELSSYLELNGHYLESMTVFDEAWQQYINSES; translated from the coding sequence ATGAGAAAATCATTTTATCATTTTCTAATGAAATACAGACATCCAGCCCCAAAGGATGAGATAAGCTCGTTTGCTAACCATGCTTATTTGGATCATGGTTTTCCGAAAACAGCGGAGGATTACCATGAATTGAGTTCATATCTGGAACTAAATGGCCATTATTTAGAATCAATGACTGTTTTTGATGAAGCCTGGCAGCAATATATAAATTCGGAAAGTTGA
- a CDS encoding YokU family protein — protein MKIECEWCNSTNVVRTSDSVFWELPDGSRAIEIAATPTYRCADCNMVYQTEVIVKEIENHLFLIDCKQIGKVIAFEELMRIPRLLKKNYFDFSS, from the coding sequence GTGAAAATTGAATGTGAATGGTGCAACAGCACAAATGTAGTGCGAACCTCAGACTCTGTTTTCTGGGAATTACCGGACGGCTCGAGGGCGATTGAAATCGCGGCAACCCCCACATATCGCTGTGCTGATTGTAACATGGTTTATCAAACCGAAGTCATTGTAAAAGAAATCGAGAATCATTTATTTTTGATTGATTGCAAACAAATCGGGAAAGTGATTGCCTTTGAAGAATTAATGAGAATACCTAGATTATTGAAAAAGAATTATTTTGATTTTTCCTCATAA
- the ablA gene encoding lysine 2,3-aminomutase codes for MKQFLFKPKRHWKDIELWKDVTEEQWNDWLWQLTNTIRTIDDLKKVINLTPDEEEGVRISTKTIPLNITPYYASLMNPDDPRCPIRMQSVPISKEIYKTKYDLEDPLYEDEDSPVPGLTHRYPDRVLFLVTNQCSMYCRYCTRRRFSGQIGMGVPKKQLDAAISYIKQTPKVRDVLISGGDGLLINDNILEYILKNLREIDHVEIIRIGTRAPVVFPQRITENLCNILKKYHPVWLNTHFNTSIEITEDSKRACEMLANAGVPVGNQSVILAGINDSVPIMKRLMHDLVKIRVRPYYIYQCDLSEGIGHFRAPVSKGLEIIEGLRGHTSGYAVPTFVVDAPGGGGKIALQPNYLISQSPEKVVLRNFEGVITSYPEPENYVPGRAEGYFQEIYPDMEEKRSLAGIAGIMNDQHFNLVPEGITRLDRRNDYNQDPTHTSLKDKRSKRDELKEKKFKALTEKEKDNQITKVAGNTAEPISE; via the coding sequence ATGAAGCAATTTTTATTTAAACCTAAAAGGCATTGGAAGGATATAGAGCTTTGGAAAGATGTTACAGAAGAGCAGTGGAACGATTGGCTCTGGCAATTAACCAATACAATCCGTACGATAGATGACCTAAAAAAAGTTATTAACTTAACTCCAGATGAAGAAGAAGGGGTAAGGATCTCTACGAAAACGATTCCATTAAATATTACTCCATACTATGCTTCTTTAATGAATCCTGATGATCCAAGGTGTCCAATCAGAATGCAATCCGTGCCGATTTCAAAGGAAATTTATAAAACGAAATATGACCTTGAAGACCCATTATATGAAGATGAGGATTCTCCTGTACCAGGGCTGACGCATCGATATCCTGACCGTGTCCTGTTTCTTGTTACAAATCAATGCTCGATGTATTGCCGCTATTGTACAAGAAGACGCTTCTCCGGGCAAATAGGGATGGGGGTGCCTAAGAAACAACTAGATGCTGCGATATCCTACATCAAACAAACACCGAAGGTTCGTGATGTGTTAATTTCCGGCGGTGATGGGCTATTAATCAACGATAATATTTTGGAATATATCTTAAAAAATTTACGAGAAATTGACCATGTAGAAATCATACGGATCGGGACAAGGGCACCTGTTGTGTTCCCGCAGAGAATCACAGAAAACCTCTGCAATATTTTGAAAAAGTACCATCCTGTGTGGCTGAATACTCATTTTAATACTTCCATCGAAATTACAGAAGACTCAAAAAGGGCATGTGAAATGCTAGCAAATGCTGGAGTTCCGGTTGGTAATCAGTCTGTTATACTAGCAGGAATTAACGACAGTGTCCCAATCATGAAACGGCTTATGCATGATCTCGTCAAAATACGTGTCCGCCCATACTATATTTATCAATGCGATCTTTCGGAAGGAATTGGTCATTTCCGGGCACCTGTTTCCAAAGGACTCGAAATTATCGAGGGACTTCGCGGACATACCAGTGGGTATGCTGTGCCAACCTTTGTCGTCGATGCTCCTGGCGGCGGCGGGAAAATTGCCCTGCAGCCGAACTACTTAATTTCCCAAAGCCCAGAAAAGGTGGTTCTCCGTAACTTTGAAGGTGTTATAACATCCTATCCGGAACCTGAAAACTATGTACCGGGCAGAGCAGAAGGTTATTTTCAAGAAATTTATCCTGATATGGAAGAGAAAAGGTCGCTTGCCGGTATTGCTGGAATAATGAATGATCAACATTTTAATCTTGTTCCGGAAGGTATTACAAGACTTGATCGTCGTAATGATTACAATCAAGATCCTACACATACATCGTTAAAGGATAAGCGGAGTAAGCGAGATGAATTAAAGGAAAAGAAATTTAAAGCATTGACTGAGAAGGAAAAGGATAATCAAATTACGAAAGTCGCCGGAAATACAGCAGAGCCGATTAGCGAATAG
- a CDS encoding sigma 54-interacting transcriptional regulator, which yields MTAILKSIDEGIHVVNTEGRTIFYNEVAAKHDGMDVKEVQGNHLIDAFPSLTEESSTLLKVINTGKPIYNQTQVYLNIHGTRIDTINTTLPIFLGEKIIGAVEIAKDYSRMKLLAERLLDLQKSINKSRKKRVLKQVNYTFNDLMTVNSEFIGMIDEARKLAKSDSPILVYGESGTGKELFVQGIHNESLRSGGAFIVQNCAAIPETLLESILFGTAKGSYTGAVDRKGLFELADGGTLFLDELHTMPIELQAKLLRVLEDGMVRRIGGSNNSSVDVRVIAAMNVHPTIALQEKKLRSDLYYRLNVFTFSLLPLRKRTEDILYLTDYFIQEFNRKLKKSIQGVEKKLESFFIDYQWPGNVRELKHTVEYMMNVCEEKWLRYEDLPIMLRQQPATSKGKSTPHRGLSLRKNLELVEKKLIMNALDQSAGNINQAAKLLEIPRQTLQYKMKKMME from the coding sequence ATGACAGCCATTCTAAAGAGTATTGATGAAGGAATCCATGTGGTAAATACAGAAGGAAGAACGATTTTTTATAATGAAGTAGCAGCAAAGCATGATGGTATGGATGTGAAGGAAGTGCAGGGAAATCATTTAATTGATGCATTCCCCTCTCTGACAGAAGAGTCCAGTACGCTTTTAAAGGTAATTAATACAGGGAAGCCTATTTACAATCAAACACAGGTTTACCTGAATATACATGGGACAAGAATTGATACTATCAATACCACACTCCCGATCTTTCTGGGAGAAAAAATAATCGGGGCCGTAGAAATTGCGAAAGACTATTCACGCATGAAACTGCTGGCAGAAAGATTATTAGATTTACAAAAAAGCATCAATAAAAGCAGAAAAAAAAGGGTTTTGAAGCAAGTAAACTATACTTTTAATGATTTAATGACGGTTAACTCTGAATTTATTGGTATGATAGACGAAGCGCGGAAGCTGGCAAAATCAGATTCTCCTATTCTTGTTTATGGAGAGTCTGGAACGGGAAAGGAATTATTTGTTCAAGGCATTCATAATGAATCACTCCGTTCAGGCGGTGCATTTATTGTCCAAAACTGTGCAGCTATACCAGAAACCTTGCTGGAAAGTATCCTTTTTGGCACCGCCAAAGGCAGTTATACTGGGGCAGTCGATCGCAAAGGGCTATTTGAACTTGCCGACGGTGGTACCCTATTTCTCGATGAACTACATACAATGCCGATTGAACTGCAGGCGAAGCTTTTAAGGGTTTTAGAGGATGGGATGGTAAGAAGGATTGGAGGCTCGAATAATAGTTCCGTGGATGTACGTGTCATCGCCGCGATGAATGTGCACCCAACCATTGCTCTTCAAGAAAAGAAGCTGCGCTCCGACCTTTATTATCGCTTAAATGTATTCACGTTTTCACTCCTGCCATTAAGGAAACGGACTGAGGATATTTTGTATTTAACTGATTATTTTATTCAAGAATTTAATAGAAAACTTAAAAAGAGTATACAAGGTGTAGAAAAGAAGCTTGAGAGTTTCTTTATCGACTATCAATGGCCGGGGAATGTCCGGGAACTTAAACATACGGTTGAATATATGATGAATGTTTGCGAGGAAAAATGGTTGAGGTATGAAGATTTGCCAATTATGCTTAGGCAGCAGCCTGCCACGTCAAAAGGAAAAAGTACTCCTCATCGAGGTCTATCATTAAGAAAAAATCTTGAATTAGTTGAGAAGAAGTTAATTATGAATGCCCTTGACCAAAGCGCAGGGAATATTAACCAAGCAGCAAAGCTTTTAGAGATTCCAAGGCAGACATTACAGTATAAAATGAAAAAAATGATGGAGTAA
- the ablB gene encoding putative beta-lysine N-acetyltransferase yields the protein MNKTASTICLQESSYFLEVYLDPFNNRIRVDDYRGNTRLLLEKAEELVLQHHAEKLIIKGRSEDFLFFIEKGFQSEAVVDRYFLGSDAHFFSKFYTPDRKRNDHWITEDGMIHSIYQLDTTVEKTFPPKEYQIKKADESCAEELSALYSHVFQIYPTPLHDAEYVKKTIQEGTIYYVFFYQGKIVSAASAEINVFYKNAELTDCATLTEHRKYGLMKIILQELERELKRNGIFCAYSIARSLSFGMNAVLFQLGYSYRGRLMNNCYIYDKLENMNMWVKNLAIC from the coding sequence ATGAATAAAACAGCATCCACCATTTGCTTGCAGGAAAGCAGCTATTTCCTCGAAGTGTATCTTGATCCTTTTAATAATAGAATTCGGGTTGATGATTATCGTGGGAATACAAGATTACTATTAGAAAAAGCGGAGGAGCTCGTTCTTCAGCATCATGCGGAAAAATTAATCATTAAAGGACGGAGCGAAGATTTTCTCTTTTTTATCGAAAAAGGCTTTCAGTCAGAAGCGGTGGTTGACCGTTATTTTCTTGGCTCAGATGCACACTTTTTTTCAAAATTCTATACTCCAGACCGAAAGCGGAATGATCATTGGATTACCGAAGACGGAATGATTCATAGCATTTATCAATTGGACACAACAGTGGAAAAAACATTCCCACCAAAGGAATACCAAATAAAAAAGGCGGATGAGAGCTGTGCTGAGGAGCTTTCTGCATTATATAGCCACGTATTTCAAATTTATCCTACCCCATTGCATGATGCGGAATATGTAAAAAAGACGATTCAGGAGGGGACGATCTATTATGTCTTTTTTTATCAGGGGAAAATTGTCAGTGCAGCCTCTGCTGAAATTAATGTTTTTTATAAAAATGCCGAATTAACGGATTGTGCAACATTAACAGAACATAGGAAATATGGACTCATGAAGATTATTCTTCAAGAGCTTGAACGTGAATTGAAACGCAATGGAATCTTTTGTGCATATTCCATTGCGAGGTCGTTATCCTTCGGGATGAATGCCGTTTTATTTCAACTTGGTTATTCGTATCGGGGAAGGCTTATGAATAATTGTTATATTTATGACAAGCTCGAAAATATGAATATGTGGGTAAAGAATCTGGCAATCTGCTAA